In Salana multivorans, a single genomic region encodes these proteins:
- a CDS encoding AAA family ATPase, whose protein sequence is MTGQELVILRGYPGSGKTTWATEWVAEDPEGRARLSRDDLRDAFYDRRSGLSSSQEGAITKAHRAAVKALLAGGKSVAVDDTNLRLRTAREWVDLAISGGASWRVVNVETPVGECHERNVARALHGEAAVPGGVINSFAQRYPMPWPEVKPSERKRASDPMPYTREDGAGLPLAIIVDIDGTLAHMNGRGPYDLDRVHEDTVDPVVDMLIEKMWLDEVSVIFLSGREDSCAAVTNSWLADAGWDSRETEGVVGPLMRKTGDRRPDFEVKYDLFNEHVRGRYDVIFALDDRNQVVRLWRDMGIKCLQVQDGDF, encoded by the coding sequence GTGACCGGTCAGGAGCTCGTGATCTTGCGGGGCTACCCCGGCAGCGGCAAGACGACATGGGCGACCGAGTGGGTCGCCGAGGACCCGGAGGGTCGTGCGCGCCTGTCGCGAGATGATCTTCGCGACGCCTTCTATGACCGGCGTTCAGGCCTCTCGTCCTCGCAGGAGGGCGCGATCACCAAGGCGCATCGCGCCGCGGTGAAGGCTCTTCTCGCGGGCGGCAAGAGCGTCGCCGTCGACGACACCAACCTCCGCCTCCGGACGGCCCGTGAGTGGGTCGACCTCGCCATCTCCGGGGGAGCCTCCTGGCGCGTCGTGAACGTCGAGACGCCCGTCGGGGAGTGTCACGAGCGAAACGTCGCCCGAGCTCTGCATGGCGAGGCGGCGGTTCCTGGGGGAGTCATCAACAGCTTCGCCCAGCGCTACCCGATGCCGTGGCCCGAGGTGAAGCCGAGCGAGCGCAAGAGGGCGAGCGACCCGATGCCCTACACGCGCGAGGACGGAGCCGGCTTGCCGCTCGCGATCATCGTCGACATCGACGGCACCCTGGCCCACATGAACGGGCGAGGGCCCTACGACCTTGATCGCGTCCATGAGGACACCGTCGATCCGGTGGTCGACATGCTGATCGAGAAGATGTGGCTCGACGAGGTCTCCGTCATCTTCCTGAGCGGTCGCGAGGACTCCTGCGCTGCCGTGACCAACTCGTGGCTCGCCGACGCCGGCTGGGACTCGCGCGAGACGGAGGGCGTGGTGGGTCCGCTCATGCGCAAGACCGGCGACCGTCGTCCCGACTTCGAGGTGAAGTACGACCTGTTCAACGAGCACGTGCGCGGTCGTTACGACGTCATCTTCGCGCTCGACGACCGGAATCAGGTGGTTCGCCTCTGGCGTGACATGGGCATCAAGTGCCTCCAGGTTCAGGACGGCGACTTCTGA
- a CDS encoding SPFH domain-containing protein — translation MFIVAIILAVIALIATAVFFIVKPRGNNYDFPTKRAAGIAAAVALVGSLLFVGFSTIYSQSVGQASVLVNAGGTVAGQNSEPGFATKAPWQTRSEWDLFSQSVTYAGDDKGAPSYTGGQVSGQQVTASVSGGAQSNFDFSAVYSLDGDHVEELYESYRSQERFTKQVIEPTILAVVRDVPSAYSPVQFRGEKRGEAQDTMLERLNSRLSQYGVTVSLVNLQNITFSDDVEASIKSVEVAQQKEAEAEANLRATEVSAQAQVVEAEAQAEANRVLTESLTPELLRLREIEAYGSGTVFVVPEGSTPFVQVAP, via the coding sequence GTGTTCATCGTTGCCATCATCCTTGCCGTCATCGCGCTCATCGCGACGGCCGTGTTCTTCATCGTCAAGCCCAGGGGGAACAACTACGACTTCCCGACGAAGCGGGCGGCCGGCATTGCCGCCGCTGTCGCGCTCGTGGGATCGCTCCTGTTCGTCGGGTTCAGCACCATCTACTCGCAGTCGGTTGGTCAGGCGTCGGTCCTCGTGAACGCTGGTGGGACCGTCGCCGGCCAGAACAGCGAGCCCGGCTTCGCAACCAAGGCGCCCTGGCAGACCCGCAGCGAGTGGGATCTGTTCTCCCAGTCCGTGACCTACGCCGGCGACGACAAGGGTGCGCCGTCCTACACGGGTGGGCAGGTCTCGGGCCAGCAGGTCACCGCCAGCGTCTCTGGCGGCGCCCAGAGCAACTTCGACTTCTCCGCCGTCTATTCGCTCGACGGGGACCACGTCGAGGAGCTCTACGAGTCCTACCGCTCGCAGGAGCGCTTCACGAAGCAGGTCATCGAGCCGACCATCCTCGCCGTCGTGCGCGACGTCCCCTCCGCGTACTCGCCGGTCCAGTTCCGGGGCGAGAAGCGCGGCGAGGCCCAGGACACCATGCTGGAGCGGCTCAACAGCCGGCTGTCGCAGTACGGCGTGACCGTCTCCCTGGTGAACCTCCAGAACATCACCTTCTCCGACGACGTCGAGGCGTCGATCAAGAGCGTCGAGGTCGCCCAGCAGAAGGAGGCCGAGGCTGAGGCCAACCTCCGCGCGACCGAGGTGTCCGCCCAGGCTCAGGTGGTCGAGGCCGAGGCGCAGGCCGAGGCCAACCGCGTTCTGACCGAGTCGCTCACCCCCGAGCTGCTCCGACTTCGCGAGATCGAAGCGTACGGGTCGGGCACGGTGTTCGTGGTGCCGGAGGGCTCGACTCCGTTCGTCCAGGTCGCGCCGTGA
- a CDS encoding RNA ligase, translating to MKLSEILDPTLLAADVDAGYITSRHHPDDQSLVIYNYTPAAQYDRHWTDATRLCRGLIVRLDGSGDADIVARPFAKFFNYGEHPDGSLNLSQWAVAYDKLDGSLGVIYPAPDGRPAVATRGSFTSDQAVHATTVLRERYSKVDTQAGWTDLVEIIYPSNRIVVDYGDMDDLVQIGMVNHATGHSTPSAWWSKYGMPAASRVAEGSLAEVLALPPREGKEGVVVHLADGTMVKIKQDDYVRLHRIVTGLNETTVWEALRTGTYWRLEREMPEEFRDWAWRIARPLLADHGLLVQGARQAHASAALAAPSKHYTERRTWRKEFARLANRSAYAPYIFAIEDGRDFYDMAWKAVRPKGPKPTGRTECAA from the coding sequence GTGAAGCTCAGCGAGATCCTCGACCCGACCCTGCTGGCGGCCGATGTCGACGCCGGCTACATCACCTCGCGCCACCACCCCGACGACCAGTCGCTCGTCATCTACAACTACACCCCGGCGGCGCAGTATGACCGGCACTGGACGGACGCGACGCGCCTCTGTCGCGGTCTGATCGTGCGGCTCGACGGCAGCGGCGACGCCGACATCGTCGCTCGTCCGTTCGCCAAGTTCTTCAACTATGGCGAGCACCCGGACGGGAGCCTCAACCTCAGCCAGTGGGCCGTCGCCTACGACAAGCTCGACGGCTCTCTCGGGGTCATCTACCCCGCGCCGGACGGACGCCCCGCCGTCGCGACGAGGGGGTCGTTCACCAGCGACCAGGCGGTCCACGCGACGACCGTCCTGCGCGAGCGGTACTCCAAGGTCGACACCCAGGCCGGGTGGACGGATCTCGTGGAGATCATCTACCCCTCGAACCGGATCGTCGTCGACTACGGCGATATGGACGACCTGGTCCAGATCGGGATGGTTAACCACGCGACGGGGCATTCCACCCCGTCTGCCTGGTGGTCCAAGTACGGGATGCCCGCCGCCTCGCGAGTGGCCGAGGGCTCCCTCGCTGAGGTGCTTGCGCTGCCCCCGCGAGAGGGCAAGGAGGGGGTCGTGGTCCACCTCGCCGACGGGACGATGGTGAAGATCAAGCAGGACGACTACGTGCGCCTGCACCGCATCGTCACCGGCCTCAACGAGACCACCGTGTGGGAGGCGCTGCGCACCGGCACCTACTGGCGGCTGGAGCGGGAGATGCCCGAGGAGTTCCGCGACTGGGCCTGGAGGATCGCGAGGCCGCTCCTCGCAGACCACGGGCTGCTCGTTCAGGGGGCGCGACAGGCGCACGCCTCCGCCGCGCTCGCGGCGCCCAGCAAGCACTACACCGAGCGCCGTACGTGGCGGAAGGAGTTCGCCCGACTGGCGAACCGCAGCGCCTACGCGCCCTACATCTTCGCGATCGAGGACGGGCGGGACTTCTACGACATGGCCTGGAAGGCGGTTCGCCCCAAGGGTCCCAAGCCGACCGGGCGAACGGAGTGTGCGGCGTGA